One window from the genome of Bacteroidia bacterium encodes:
- a CDS encoding DUF2231 domain-containing protein gives MPNFLKEFPNLHPLVVHFPIVLLLLAVLSQLATLFLPENNQLKWLTFLFLITGCIGVLVAIYTAVHISGDASDKAIELFEAHQHFGKLTFWFSLAATILRFITLKWFKRQWLEIIVTAIIITTGSLVIITGHHGAELVHVYDVGPKDNNVMSE, from the coding sequence ATGCCTAATTTTTTAAAAGAGTTTCCAAATCTGCACCCTTTAGTTGTGCATTTTCCCATTGTGCTTTTATTGCTGGCAGTTTTATCACAACTGGCAACTTTGTTTTTGCCGGAAAACAACCAACTCAAATGGCTCACCTTTTTATTTTTGATTACAGGTTGTATCGGTGTATTGGTTGCAATTTATACTGCGGTTCATATTAGCGGTGATGCAAGCGATAAAGCTATTGAGCTTTTTGAAGCGCATCAGCATTTTGGAAAACTTACTTTTTGGTTTTCACTCGCTGCAACTATTCTTCGTTTTATTACTTTAAAATGGTTTAAAAGACAATGGTTAGAAATTATTGTTACGGCAATAATAATTACAACAGGATCATTGGTTATAATCACAGGACATCACGGAGCGGAATTAGTTCACGTTTACGATGTGGGACCAAAAGATAATAACGTAATGTCAGAATAA
- a CDS encoding multicopper oxidase domain-containing protein, giving the protein MKIINNTTKYIFRLLKKIFTKQNCCKCAIIFSLTLTETAHAQKAVRYDLYVKDTLVNFSGKVKHAIAINGQIPAPTLTFTEGDTAEIYVHNMLNTGTTLHWHGLFVPNQYDGVAYLTQMPIPPHQTHLYKFPIIQNGTYWYHSHFGLQEQTGMYGSLILLKRKNDSTFRKGIDDLPSIPIVLSDWTDMKPMEVDRSLHNATDWFAIKKGTTQSYGEAIKSGHLKTKLTNEWKRMTAMDVSDVYYEKFLINGKNTSEKPQFKAGDKVRLRIANGGASTYFWLSYAGGKITVVANDGNDVEPVQVDRLIIGVSETYDVIVTIPENKSYEFLATSEDRTGYASLWLGSGEKVSAIKLPRLKYFAGMKMMNNMMKIDGNLKSMGMPMSDQTMDMNTVMYPEITGETESKNKKQPNDEMNNMKMDSMNMQSESPNIVTLNYGMLRSTHKTTLPHDSTMLLHFELTGNMNRYVWTINNKTVSETDKILIHKGENVKIILYNNTMMRHPMHLHGHDFRVLNGQGEYAPLKNVLDIMPMETDTIEFAPTEASGDWFFHCHILYHMMSGMGRIFSYENSPSNPELPNPKLALRKLYNGDREFHFMSKIGIETNGSDGKAMFANTRWQFSELWHLGYSTEHGYESETMFGRYIGRMQWFYPYVGFDYHYKKDGLSQKNFFSLEGSPTNIFGSDSYNWFNQKSNINNRHTAVVGLAYTLPLLIIADARIDGDGKFRFQLSREDISITSRLRFGWMINTDKEYMAGFRYIATKYISISTHYDCDMGLGVGVIFIY; this is encoded by the coding sequence ATGAAAATAATCAATAATACAACTAAATATATTTTTCGTTTGCTAAAAAAAATTTTCACGAAACAAAATTGCTGCAAGTGTGCAATTATTTTTTCACTTACTTTAACGGAAACAGCACATGCTCAAAAAGCTGTTAGATATGATTTATATGTAAAAGACACACTCGTCAATTTTTCAGGGAAAGTAAAACATGCAATCGCAATTAATGGACAAATACCTGCTCCAACACTTACTTTCACTGAAGGCGATACGGCAGAAATTTACGTGCATAATATGCTCAATACAGGTACAACACTTCATTGGCACGGACTTTTTGTTCCAAATCAATACGATGGAGTTGCCTATTTAACACAAATGCCCATTCCGCCTCACCAAACACATTTATATAAATTTCCAATCATTCAAAATGGAACGTATTGGTATCACAGCCATTTTGGCTTGCAAGAACAAACTGGAATGTATGGCTCATTGATTTTATTGAAACGAAAAAATGATTCTACTTTTAGAAAAGGTATTGATGATTTGCCTTCAATACCAATTGTTTTAAGCGATTGGACAGATATGAAACCAATGGAAGTTGACCGTTCATTACACAATGCTACTGATTGGTTTGCAATAAAAAAAGGAACAACACAAAGTTATGGAGAAGCAATTAAAAGCGGGCATTTAAAAACCAAACTCACTAATGAATGGAAACGCATGACGGCAATGGATGTAAGCGATGTGTATTATGAAAAGTTTTTAATAAATGGAAAGAACACGAGTGAAAAACCTCAATTTAAAGCAGGTGATAAAGTGCGACTGCGTATAGCAAATGGCGGAGCCTCTACTTATTTTTGGCTTAGCTATGCAGGAGGAAAAATTACTGTTGTAGCCAACGATGGTAACGATGTAGAACCAGTTCAAGTTGACCGTTTAATAATAGGAGTTTCTGAAACCTACGATGTAATTGTAACAATTCCCGAAAATAAAAGCTACGAATTTTTGGCTACTTCTGAAGACCGAACAGGCTACGCTTCGTTATGGTTAGGCAGTGGCGAAAAAGTATCAGCAATAAAACTACCCAGACTAAAATATTTTGCAGGTATGAAAATGATGAACAATATGATGAAAATAGATGGAAATTTAAAGTCGATGGGAATGCCAATGAGTGATCAAACAATGGATATGAATACTGTAATGTATCCTGAAATTACAGGAGAGACAGAGTCAAAAAACAAAAAGCAACCGAATGATGAAATGAACAATATGAAAATGGATAGTATGAATATGCAAAGTGAAAGTCCTAATATCGTTACGCTAAACTATGGCATGTTACGCTCAACTCATAAAACAACATTACCTCATGATTCAACAATGCTTTTACATTTTGAATTAACAGGGAATATGAATCGCTATGTGTGGACAATAAACAACAAAACGGTTTCTGAAACGGATAAAATCCTAATTCACAAAGGGGAAAATGTTAAAATTATTCTTTACAATAATACCATGATGAGGCATCCCATGCACCTGCATGGGCATGATTTCAGAGTGCTTAATGGACAAGGAGAATATGCGCCTCTAAAAAATGTTCTCGATATTATGCCAATGGAAACCGATACCATTGAGTTTGCTCCAACAGAAGCAAGTGGTGATTGGTTTTTTCATTGTCATATTCTTTATCACATGATGAGTGGAATGGGCAGAATATTTAGTTACGAAAACTCACCATCAAATCCTGAATTACCAAATCCAAAATTAGCACTTAGAAAATTATATAATGGCGACAGAGAATTTCATTTCATGTCAAAAATTGGCATAGAAACAAATGGAAGCGATGGCAAAGCCATGTTTGCAAACACCCGCTGGCAATTTAGTGAACTTTGGCATTTAGGTTATTCTACTGAACATGGTTATGAAAGCGAAACCATGTTCGGGAGATACATCGGAAGAATGCAGTGGTTCTATCCCTATGTAGGATTTGATTACCATTATAAAAAAGACGGCTTGTCTCAAAAAAATTTCTTTTCTCTTGAAGGCAGCCCAACAAATATTTTCGGAAGTGATTCATATAATTGGTTTAATCAGAAAAGCAATATAAACAATCGTCATACAGCAGTAGTAGGTCTTGCATATACCTTACCCTTACTCATAATTGCTGATGCACGAATAGACGGGGACGGAAAATTCCGTTTTCAATTATCACGCGAAGACATTTCAATTACTTCTCGATTACGTTTTGGTTGGATGATAAATACTGACAAAGAATATATGGCAGGATTCAGATACATCGCAACAAAATATATTTCCATCTCCACACACTATGACTGCGATATGGGCTTAGGTGTGGGGGTAATATTTATTTATTAA
- a CDS encoding CusA/CzcA family heavy metal efflux RND transporter, which translates to MLKKIIEWSINNKFFVILIAIVVIGIGIYSIEEIKIDAIPDLSDTQVIIYTNYPGQAAELVEQQVTYPITTAMMSVAKAKVVRGYSFFGVSMVYVIFKDGTDLYWARSRVLEYLNTIADKLPPDVKPSMGPDASGVGWVYEYALTSKSHDLSELRSMQDWYLRYQLESVPGVAEVASIGGYVRNYRVTVDPIKMRAYHISLQEVESAIKKSNNDVGGGTIEMGETEFMVRGIGYLKSLADFNKIPVGISTPVTSSNITSLINNQNESPPLNDDFNSATGTPVYLSQIATISIEPEARRGIVELNGKGETVGGIVIMRDKENAVATINAVKQKLAELKKGLPDDVKITTVYDRSSLINRSVDTLRDKLIEEGVIVCLICLLFLFHFRSSLVAIIMLPIAVLISFVVMNIQGLSANIMSLGGIAIAIGTMVDAAIIMIENAHKHIEEDNESGKSRWKIITESAVEVGPSLFFSLLVIAVSFLPIFTLQAQEGRMFKPLAFTKTYSMAAAALLSITLVPVLMGLLIRGKIPKEEKNPINRIMIKIYHPVLNFVLRFKKIILLSALILLGLTFIPFHKIGSEFMPSLWEGDLLYMPSSLPGISITKAAEVLQQTDKIIRTFPEVKTVFGKMGRAETSTDPAPLDMMETTIMLKPQSEWREGMTQEKLIQQMDRALQIPGLTNVWTMPIKNRIEMLSTGIKTPVGIKIAGPDLHVLDSLGRRIETIMHTVPGTASAYAERLFGGNYIDFTINREAAARYGLAVSDIENVVQTAIGGKDISEMIVGLQRYPISIRYPRELRDNIESLKNILVSSPLGAQIPLGQLGTFEFKKAPMLIRSEDSRPNDWVYVDVKGTDIGTYVKNAKEIVAKSFTLPTGYTLSWSGQFQSMQSANNRLKWIIPFTLFLIFVILYLNTKSLIKVAIIFLAVPFSLIGAFWILYLLHYNLSIAVWVGIIALAGLDAETGIIMLLYLDIAYIEMKKNGRMLNQEDLKEAIHHGAVKRIRPKMMTATAIIAGLLPIMWSTGSGADVMKRIAAPMVGGIITSVLLELLIYPIIYYLWKNRELKKQKLKQPVD; encoded by the coding sequence ATGCTAAAAAAAATAATTGAGTGGAGCATCAATAATAAATTTTTTGTCATTCTTATTGCGATAGTTGTAATAGGAATTGGGATTTATTCCATTGAAGAAATTAAGATTGATGCCATTCCTGATTTAAGTGATACGCAAGTAATTATTTACACCAACTATCCCGGGCAAGCTGCCGAATTGGTAGAGCAGCAAGTTACATATCCCATTACTACTGCAATGATGTCGGTAGCAAAAGCAAAAGTGGTTCGGGGATATTCCTTCTTCGGAGTTTCAATGGTGTATGTTATTTTTAAAGATGGAACTGATTTGTATTGGGCGCGAAGTCGAGTCTTGGAATACTTAAATACGATTGCCGACAAATTACCTCCCGATGTGAAACCATCAATGGGCCCGGACGCTTCAGGAGTTGGTTGGGTTTATGAATATGCACTTACCAGCAAAAGTCACGATTTATCCGAATTGCGCTCTATGCAGGATTGGTATTTGCGCTATCAACTTGAAAGTGTTCCTGGTGTGGCAGAAGTAGCAAGCATTGGTGGTTATGTCAGAAATTATCGCGTAACGGTAGATCCTATAAAAATGCGCGCTTATCATATTTCTCTGCAAGAAGTTGAAAGTGCTATCAAGAAAAGTAATAATGATGTTGGCGGTGGAACAATTGAAATGGGCGAAACGGAATTTATGGTTCGCGGAATTGGCTATTTAAAGTCCTTAGCTGATTTTAATAAAATTCCTGTTGGGATTTCTACACCTGTTACTTCATCAAATATCACTTCTCTGATAAATAATCAAAATGAAAGTCCTCCTTTAAATGATGATTTTAATAGCGCAACGGGAACACCTGTTTATCTTTCGCAAATTGCCACAATTAGCATTGAACCCGAAGCGCGAAGGGGTATTGTCGAATTAAATGGGAAAGGCGAAACTGTTGGCGGAATTGTAATTATGCGTGATAAAGAAAATGCCGTTGCCACGATAAATGCAGTAAAACAAAAACTGGCAGAATTGAAAAAAGGATTACCCGATGATGTAAAAATTACAACTGTTTATGATCGTTCTTCTTTGATAAATAGAAGTGTTGATACATTGCGCGACAAATTAATTGAAGAAGGAGTTATCGTTTGCCTTATTTGTTTGCTATTTCTATTTCATTTCCGGAGTAGTTTAGTCGCAATTATTATGTTGCCGATTGCCGTTCTCATTTCATTTGTGGTGATGAATATACAAGGATTGAGTGCTAATATTATGTCGCTCGGAGGCATTGCTATTGCCATCGGGACGATGGTGGATGCCGCCATTATTATGATTGAAAATGCACATAAACATATTGAGGAAGACAATGAAAGTGGAAAAAGTAGATGGAAAATAATTACCGAATCGGCTGTAGAAGTAGGTCCTTCTTTGTTTTTCTCTTTGCTTGTGATAGCCGTTTCCTTTTTACCCATTTTCACTTTACAAGCACAAGAAGGAAGGATGTTTAAGCCACTTGCTTTCACAAAAACATATTCAATGGCGGCAGCCGCACTTTTGTCCATAACGCTTGTTCCTGTTTTGATGGGTTTATTAATTCGTGGAAAAATTCCGAAAGAAGAAAAAAATCCGATCAATCGTATCATGATAAAAATCTATCACCCGGTTTTAAATTTTGTATTACGATTCAAAAAAATAATTTTATTGTCTGCATTGATATTACTTGGTTTAACATTCATTCCATTTCATAAAATAGGTTCTGAATTTATGCCGTCTTTGTGGGAAGGAGATTTACTTTATATGCCGTCCAGTCTGCCTGGAATTTCCATCACAAAAGCAGCAGAAGTATTGCAACAAACCGATAAAATTATTCGCACATTTCCAGAAGTAAAAACAGTTTTCGGAAAAATGGGAAGAGCTGAAACTTCTACCGATCCTGCTCCATTAGATATGATGGAAACAACCATTATGTTAAAACCACAAAGTGAATGGAGAGAAGGAATGACACAGGAAAAATTAATTCAGCAAATGGATAGAGCTTTGCAAATTCCGGGATTAACAAACGTTTGGACAATGCCTATCAAAAATAGAATTGAGATGTTAAGCACCGGAATAAAAACACCAGTTGGAATAAAAATAGCCGGACCAGATTTGCACGTGCTTGATAGTTTAGGAAGACGCATTGAAACAATTATGCACACCGTTCCTGGAACGGCTTCGGCTTATGCCGAAAGACTATTTGGCGGTAATTACATTGATTTTACTATTAATCGCGAAGCTGCTGCACGTTACGGATTAGCAGTAAGCGATATAGAAAATGTAGTTCAAACAGCTATTGGCGGAAAAGATATTTCGGAGATGATAGTGGGTTTGCAACGCTATCCAATTTCCATTCGTTATCCGAGAGAACTGCGTGATAATATTGAAAGTTTAAAAAATATTTTGGTGAGCTCACCTCTTGGCGCACAAATTCCGCTCGGACAATTAGGAACATTTGAATTTAAAAAAGCTCCGATGTTAATTCGCAGTGAAGATAGTCGCCCGAATGATTGGGTGTATGTAGATGTGAAAGGCACTGACATTGGCACTTATGTAAAAAATGCAAAAGAAATTGTTGCGAAAAGCTTTACACTTCCAACAGGTTATACACTTTCGTGGAGCGGACAATTTCAATCTATGCAAAGCGCCAACAATCGTTTAAAATGGATTATTCCGTTTACGTTGTTTCTTATTTTTGTGATTCTCTATCTCAATACAAAATCACTTATAAAAGTAGCTATTATTTTTTTAGCAGTTCCCTTTTCATTAATCGGGGCATTTTGGATATTGTATTTACTCCATTATAATTTGAGCATTGCTGTGTGGGTTGGGATAATTGCTTTAGCAGGATTAGACGCAGAAACAGGCATTATTATGTTGTTGTATTTAGATATAGCTTATATCGAAATGAAAAAAAATGGGCGGATGTTAAATCAAGAAGATCTGAAAGAAGCCATTCATCACGGAGCAGTAAAAAGAATTCGTCCAAAAATGATGACTGCAACAGCAATCATAGCAGGTTTGTTGCCAATAATGTGGAGTACAGGATCGGGAGCAGATGTAATGAAGCGCATTGCAGCACCAATGGTTGGTGGAATCATTACAAGCGTTCTTTTAGAATTATTGATTTATCCTATTATCTATTACTTGTGGAAAAATAGGGAATTAAAAAAACAGAAGCTGAAACAGCCAGTGGATTAA
- a CDS encoding YoaK family protein has translation MFRHKGNKRTLKDNLHLAAMLSFVAGMVDVLSLLTIKTLTTNVTGHFAHFSENISLNDYYTGFIFLIWILSFLVGAFFSNTIVELLGRKKKNPYSIVLYIEAFLLFLVGYWCTQINPFSYKNILACILLFSMGMQNSMVTKVSNAIVRTTHVTGLFTDLGIELSQLFFYKEANEQKLLMGNIKIRLITILFFFSGGIFCGVLYSTLALKLFFVAGFIVVCASFYERLRINMRHFLRQRNKRKSKIKKDD, from the coding sequence ATGTTCCGACATAAAGGAAATAAGCGAACACTAAAAGACAACCTGCATTTGGCGGCAATGTTGTCGTTTGTTGCCGGAATGGTAGATGTTTTAAGTTTATTAACAATAAAAACGCTTACGACTAATGTAACCGGACATTTTGCTCATTTTTCCGAAAATATTAGTCTGAACGATTATTACACAGGCTTTATTTTTTTAATTTGGATTCTCTCGTTCTTAGTTGGAGCTTTTTTTTCAAACACTATTGTGGAGTTATTGGGACGAAAGAAAAAAAATCCTTATTCAATTGTCCTTTACATTGAAGCCTTTTTACTTTTTTTAGTAGGCTATTGGTGTACACAGATAAATCCATTTTCGTATAAAAATATTCTCGCTTGTATCCTTTTATTTTCGATGGGAATGCAAAACTCAATGGTAACAAAAGTATCGAATGCAATAGTCAGAACAACCCATGTAACTGGACTTTTCACCGATCTTGGCATTGAATTATCTCAACTTTTTTTTTACAAAGAAGCAAACGAACAAAAATTATTAATGGGAAATATTAAAATACGCTTAATTACCATTTTATTTTTTTTCAGCGGAGGTATTTTTTGTGGCGTTTTGTATTCGACCCTTGCGCTCAAACTTTTTTTTGTTGCAGGTTTCATTGTTGTTTGCGCTTCATTTTACGAAAGGTTAAGAATCAATATGCGCCATTTTCTTCGGCAAAGGAATAAAAGAAAATCGAAAATAAAAAAAGACGATTGA
- a CDS encoding STAS/SEC14 domain-containing protein: MIHLMKDFPDNVLGITAEGKVTGTDYETVLIPAIEDKLKRNKKISILYHIGANFSGFELSAMLDDAKTGMTNLFAWYKCALVSDNHLINASVKFFGHIIPCEVRVFKNSELEEAKKWIIEN, from the coding sequence ATGATACACTTAATGAAAGACTTCCCAGATAATGTTCTGGGAATTACCGCAGAAGGTAAAGTTACAGGAACAGATTACGAAACCGTTTTAATTCCTGCTATTGAAGATAAGTTAAAGCGAAATAAAAAAATCAGTATCCTTTACCATATTGGAGCTAATTTTTCAGGATTTGAATTATCAGCCATGTTGGATGATGCAAAAACAGGAATGACGAATTTATTTGCTTGGTATAAATGTGCATTGGTTTCGGATAATCATCTAATAAACGCTTCGGTAAAATTTTTCGGACATATAATCCCCTGTGAAGTTCGGGTGTTTAAAAACTCCGAATTAGAAGAAGCAAAAAAATGGATTATTGAAAATTGA
- a CDS encoding cytochrome c — MKSKFLISLITLLIASHLQLFAYNGSDLFTSNCVACHTIGKGKLVGPDLKGVESYRSEKWLLKWIKSSQSLVQAGDTAAVKLFADNSNIPMPDQALNEDQIKAILNFIKVGGAEVVATSTNTASPQNTKVASADSVSSQNTTVNPAIQKKIEPASSGSSLLNMFSFTEYLLFFLVLFMLLIIYVLGTSLKRLMEK; from the coding sequence ATGAAATCTAAGTTTCTAATTTCGTTAATTACCTTACTAATCGCTTCACATTTACAACTTTTTGCATATAACGGTTCAGATTTATTTACAAGCAATTGTGTGGCTTGTCACACAATAGGAAAAGGTAAATTAGTAGGCCCAGATTTAAAAGGCGTTGAAAGCTACCGGAGTGAAAAATGGTTATTAAAATGGATAAAATCATCCCAATCTCTTGTGCAGGCTGGCGATACCGCTGCTGTCAAATTATTTGCTGACAATAGTAATATTCCGATGCCTGATCAGGCACTTAATGAAGACCAAATTAAAGCAATCCTTAATTTCATTAAAGTAGGAGGCGCAGAAGTTGTGGCGACTTCCACAAATACTGCTTCGCCTCAAAATACAAAAGTTGCTTCGGCAGATTCAGTTTCATCTCAAAACACGACTGTCAATCCAGCAATACAAAAGAAAATTGAACCTGCTTCATCTGGAAGCTCATTGTTAAATATGTTTAGTTTTACAGAATACCTGCTTTTTTTCCTTGTTCTATTTATGTTACTTATCATTTATGTATTAGGAACTTCCTTGAAAAGGCTTATGGAAAAGTAA
- a CDS encoding cytochrome c, whose translation MFLIAIACATIINGCKVPEEISSKSGAQLWGENCSRCHNAPDPHTFSDDQWDAACEHMRQKALLTDQEISKIRAFLKSAN comes from the coding sequence ATGTTTCTTATAGCTATAGCTTGCGCAACTATTATTAACGGCTGCAAAGTTCCTGAAGAAATTTCATCAAAATCGGGCGCTCAATTATGGGGAGAGAATTGTAGTCGTTGTCATAACGCACCCGACCCACACACATTTAGTGATGACCAATGGGATGCAGCTTGTGAACACATGCGTCAAAAAGCCTTACTCACAGATCAAGAAATCTCTAAAATCAGGGCTTTTCTGAAATCTGCTAACTAA
- a CDS encoding cytochrome c encodes MESKQENSVMTFVIKKRILPISIMIALFSAFFISATPPQQAVGWVAPKLADTIKNPLKGNVASIAEGKKIYIRYCVVCHGAEGRGNGIASAALNPRPVDHTSETFQKQTDGAIFWEITTGKYAMASYAKILTKTQRWQVINFIRTLKKTTK; translated from the coding sequence ATGGAATCAAAACAGGAAAATAGCGTAATGACGTTTGTTATAAAGAAACGGATTCTTCCAATCAGTATAATGATTGCCCTTTTTAGTGCTTTTTTTATAAGCGCAACTCCTCCGCAACAAGCTGTAGGTTGGGTTGCACCTAAATTAGCCGATACTATTAAAAATCCTCTTAAAGGAAATGTTGCTTCAATTGCAGAAGGTAAAAAAATATACATACGTTATTGTGTTGTATGTCATGGTGCTGAAGGAAGGGGTAATGGAATTGCTTCAGCAGCACTGAATCCCAGACCTGTTGACCATACTTCTGAAACCTTTCAAAAGCAAACAGATGGAGCTATTTTTTGGGAAATTACAACTGGAAAATATGCGATGGCTTCTTACGCGAAAATCCTGACTAAGACGCAGCGTTGGCAAGTAATAAATTTCATAAGGACGTTAAAGAAAACAACTAAATAA
- a CDS encoding universal stress protein, producing the protein MKAILAPTDFSVISENAVLYAAELAKATDSKLIIFHTYTIAIPVYDVPIIPVPYEEIEKDKWAMMDDLAKKIKISCGEIKTELIVQQGFVVDEIINMLETKKADMVVMGIEKAENSSYILGSHTIDIMKKAVLPVLCIPENTTFKKPKNIALACDYKAIIPTSVVTNFKKIVHLFESHVLIFDVLKKTEIISYQKAAAEVNLEDALMDVKHSLYFASGDNLIEEINQFVKKNKVDILTIMPHNYNFIEGLFHQSISKKIALHADVPILSIHE; encoded by the coding sequence ATGAAAGCTATTCTTGCACCAACAGACTTCTCGGTAATTTCTGAAAATGCAGTACTGTACGCAGCCGAACTTGCTAAAGCAACAGACTCTAAATTAATTATTTTTCATACTTACACCATTGCCATACCGGTTTATGACGTGCCTATCATTCCTGTTCCATACGAGGAAATTGAAAAAGATAAATGGGCGATGATGGATGATCTTGCTAAGAAGATTAAAATAAGTTGTGGCGAAATTAAAACCGAATTAATCGTACAACAAGGTTTCGTTGTAGATGAAATCATAAATATGTTAGAAACGAAGAAGGCAGATATGGTAGTAATGGGAATCGAAAAAGCTGAAAATTCAAGCTACATTCTTGGTAGTCATACTATAGATATCATGAAAAAGGCTGTACTCCCAGTATTATGCATTCCTGAAAATACAACTTTTAAAAAACCTAAGAACATTGCTCTTGCTTGTGATTATAAGGCAATCATACCCACCAGTGTTGTAACTAATTTTAAAAAAATCGTGCACTTATTCGAATCGCACGTACTCATTTTTGATGTTTTAAAAAAGACAGAAATTATATCGTACCAAAAAGCGGCTGCTGAAGTAAATTTAGAAGATGCATTGATGGATGTAAAACACTCTTTGTATTTCGCTTCAGGTGATAATTTGATAGAAGAAATAAATCAATTTGTGAAAAAAAACAAAGTGGATATTCTTACAATAATGCCTCATAATTATAATTTTATTGAAGGATTATTTCATCAAAGTATCTCTAAAAAAATTGCACTACACGCTGATGTTCCAATTTTAAGCATTCACGAATAA
- a CDS encoding DoxX family membrane protein, translated as MIISTEYSEMYVAFIARVFLGLLFFYQGYDKIFCIKVKNVVETIHLPLVSKGVPKFFSIVGAYFTSYVELICGAALILGFAKYYSLYLLGFDILFVSIAFGLVEPMWDTKHIFPRILLLIFLLIIPSQWDLFSIDTLLRSFHLNFFLTL; from the coding sequence ATGATTATTTCAACAGAGTATAGTGAAATGTATGTCGCGTTCATAGCGAGAGTTTTTCTTGGCTTACTTTTCTTTTATCAAGGCTACGACAAAATATTTTGCATTAAAGTGAAAAATGTAGTAGAAACAATCCACCTCCCACTTGTTTCGAAAGGGGTTCCTAAATTTTTCAGCATCGTTGGAGCTTACTTTACTTCTTATGTAGAATTAATTTGCGGTGCGGCACTTATTTTAGGATTCGCAAAATATTATAGTCTTTATTTATTAGGTTTCGACATTCTTTTTGTTTCGATTGCATTTGGACTTGTAGAACCGATGTGGGATACCAAACATATATTCCCGCGCATTTTACTATTAATTTTCTTATTAATAATTCCTTCACAATGGGATTTATTTTCAATAGATACTCTTTTACGTTCATTCCATTTAAATTTCTTTTTAACCCTTTAA
- a CDS encoding universal stress protein has protein sequence MKNILVLTDFSENATNAAFYALNLFKNDSHKFTLINAFDKPHPQKDLLISVHDILFKEAEKKLKDEQKKLSAVFEKPFIEIHPRSEEISSEESLAYLLRKAKILLVVIGIKSNEKPLSPIYSMLMQQAWSPLLLVPDHAHFSEPKEIFVVASDTKIKGFEIKRGLHKICTPKNNINQLIFHKEDTENYWIDLLKKMRDLHQITKIIFVISQGDVLDQAIRQHQIDKLFSLMPILIIRL, from the coding sequence ATGAAAAATATTCTTGTACTAACTGACTTCTCTGAAAATGCAACAAACGCTGCATTTTACGCACTTAATTTATTTAAAAATGATTCGCATAAATTTACACTGATTAATGCTTTTGATAAACCACACCCGCAAAAAGATTTATTGATTTCTGTTCATGATATTTTATTTAAAGAGGCAGAAAAGAAATTAAAGGATGAGCAAAAAAAACTTTCTGCTGTTTTTGAAAAACCATTTATCGAAATACATCCACGCTCAGAAGAAATTAGTTCGGAAGAATCGTTAGCTTATTTATTAAGAAAGGCGAAAATATTGCTCGTGGTTATCGGAATAAAAAGTAATGAGAAACCACTTAGTCCTATTTATTCTATGTTGATGCAACAAGCTTGGTCACCATTGTTATTAGTGCCGGATCATGCACATTTTAGTGAACCGAAAGAAATATTTGTTGTTGCATCAGATACAAAAATCAAAGGATTTGAAATAAAAAGAGGTCTCCATAAAATTTGCACTCCAAAAAACAATATCAATCAACTCATTTTTCATAAAGAAGACACTGAAAATTATTGGATAGACCTTCTAAAAAAAATGCGAGATTTACACCAAATAACAAAAATTATTTTTGTTATTTCTCAAGGAGATGTGCTTGATCAGGCTATTCGCCAACATCAAATAGATAAATTATTTTCACTAATGCCGATATTAATAATCCGTCTTTAA